The Corynebacterium atypicum genome contains the following window.
ATACCCCGGATGTCGCCCAGGCTGCCCGGCTGGCGTGGGATACCCGGATGGTCAACACTGGGCAGGCCTGTAACTCGAACAAGCGCATCTTCGTCATGGAAGACATCTACGAGGCCTTTGTCGACGAGCTGGTGGAACTCGCGGCAAAGATGCAGCCGACTACTCCGGAAAAGTGGGAACCCGGCACCTACTGCCCGCTGTCCTCGCGCGAGGCAGCGGAGAAGCTGCGCGGCCAGCTTGATGACGCCGTGGCCCAGGGAGCGAACCTGTGTATCGGCGGCGAGCTGGCCGACCAGGGCGCCTACATTAAGCCTGCGGTGATAACGGACATCCCGCGCGGCAGCGACGCGTGGTACGAGGAGTTCTTCGGGCCGGTCGCCGAGGTCTACAAGGTCACCAGTGCCGAGGACGCCATCGCCCAGGCCAACGACTCGCGCCACGGCCTCGGCGGGGCCGTCTTCTCACAGGACGAAAAGCTGGCCAAGGCCGTCGCCGCCCGCCTCGAGGTGGGGATGGCCAACGTGAACACGCCCGCGGGCGAGGAGGCCGGACTGCCCTTTGGCGGGGTGAAAAACTCCGGTTTCGGCCGCGAGCTCGGTCCCCTGGCCATCGAGGAGTTTGCCAATAAGCAGCTCTACTACCTGGAGCGCTAGCTGCGCGGCACCCGGGCGGATGGATGCGGTCGCGTGCCTATCGGCTGCGGCGCTGTAGCTCGGCCACGATCAGCGCGCACGCCTCCGCATCGGAGCCGGCGCGGTGGTGGTCGAGCTTAAAGCCGGGAGCACACTCCCGGGCCACCGTCGGGAGCTTGTAATTCTCTAGCCCGGGAACAATGCGCTTCGCCGTGCGATAGGAGCAATAAAACTCTTCGGGCAGGGACGAGGTATCAAAGTACTCGTCCAGGGCCCGCCACACGCCCGCATCAAAACTCGCGTTATGGGCGTACACGGGCAGGCCCGCGACGAACTTGGCCACGGTATCCACAAGCTGCGGCCACTGCGGGGCCCGGGCAACGTGCCCGGGCCCGATGCCGTGCAAATATGTAAATTCAAATTTATTCACGCCGGCCGGCGGCTTAATCAGGGAATCGAAGCGGTCGACGACGCGGCCGCGGTTGACCTTCACGAGCGCGATCTGGCACGCGGACGCCCGCGAAACGCGATTGGCCGTTTCAAAGTCAACGGCGACGAACGCCTTGCTTTGCAGCCGCTGCGGGGTTGGTACCAGCCGCGAGCCGTTAGACCTCCTGGTAGTGCGCGCAACGTCGGCATCTCCTGCATCCGCGAGGGCTCGCAGCAGGCGGTGAAATTTACCCATAGCTGCTCACCTTATGCGACATCCGCGGCGAACCTTGTCGAAGGCGCACTGGGATTCAAACACCTGAACGCACGAAAACCCCGGGACGCCGACGATCTCCCGCGGCCGGCTTCCCGGGGTTACACGTGGACTAAAGCTTAGCTGCGGTTCGCCTCGTCGACGGCCGCGCCCTTAGAGAAGTCCTCGCCCAGCATGTGGACGTGGATCATGTTCGTGTTGCCCTTCACTCCGGGCGGGGTTCCTGCAACCACCACCATCATGTCGTCGCGGTCATAGTCCTTCATGGCCAACAGGTTCCGGTTCACCTCAGCCATCATCTCGTCCGTGGAGTCCACCTCGCGGGTAAGGAAGGTCTCCGTTCCCCAGCTCAAGGCCAGCTGGGACCGCACCGAGGGATCGGGCGTGAACACCAGCAGCGGCAGGTAGGAGTGCAACCGGGCGAGCCTGCGGGCTGTGTCGCCCGAGCTAGTGAAGGCCACCAGGGCCTTGGCGTTCAGACGCTCGGCGATATCGCGAGCGGAAAACGAGATGACCCCGCGCTTGGTGCGCGGAATGTGCGCCAGCGGCGGTACGGAGCCTCCGTGCTCGGATTCGCGGATGATGCGCCCCATCGTCTCGACCACGTTGCGCGGGTTTATCCCCACTGACGTCTCGCCGGACAGCATCACAGCGTCTGCACCGTCGAGCACGGCGTTAGCCACGTCCGAAGCCTCAGCGCGCGTCGGGCGAGAGCTGGAGATCATGGAGTCCAGCATCTGGGTCGCCACGATCACGGGCTTCGCGTTCTCCCGGGCGATCTGAATAGCGCGCTTCTGGAAGAGCGGCACGGCCTCCAGCGGCACCTCCACACCCAGGTCACCGCGGGCGATCATGATGCCGTCGAAGGCCAGCACGATGGACTCGAGGGCGTCGACAGCCTCCGGCTTCTCAAGCTTCGCAATGACGGGCACCCGCCGGCCGACCTCGTCCATCACCTCGTGGACGAGCTCGACGTCCGCGGGCGAGCGCACGAAGGACAGCGCCACGATGTCTACGCCCAGCTCGAGGGCGAAGCGCAGGTCTTTCTTATCCTTCTCAGAAAGCGCCGGAACCGAAATGTTCATCCCGGGAAGCGAGACACCCTTGTTGTTGGAGACGGGCCCGCCTTCGGTGACCTTGCACACGACGTCGTTGCCGTCCACCTCGAGGCAAACAAGCCCCACCTTGCCGTCGTCCACCAAGAGGCGGTCGCCGGCCTGGGCATCCTGGGCCAGCCCCTTATAGGTGGTGGAGACGCGGTCGTGGGTGCCCTCGGCGTCGTCGACGGTGATGCGGACCACCTCGCCGGTCTTCCACTCCGTCTTGCCTTCTTTAAACCGCCCGAGCCGAATCTTCGGGCCCTGGAGGTCCGCGAGGATGCCGACGGCATGGCCCGTCTCATCCGTCGCCTCCCGCACCCAGGCGTAGTTTTGCTCGTGATCCTCCGGATCACCGTGCGAGAAGTTCATCCGGGCAACGTTCATGCCAGCTTCAACCAGGCCGAGGATGCCTTCCTTGCTGGCTACCGCCGGACCGAGTGTGCATACGATCTTGGTTCTTCTATCCACGGGCCCCAACTTACTTGGTCGGCGTGTGGTTTTCACGTTTTGAAGATGCCCGATCAATCACGTTGATGCCCGATTGTGTTGCTACGGTCACTTTCGCCCGGATCGGTGCCCGCTCCCCCGGCGACCTCTGAGGCCGATTCCCGCCCCTTGGGCAGGGCGAAAAACACCACTGCTGCACTTACGGCGATGATCACAGCCGCCAGGGCGTTGACCCTCAGCCCCAGGATCACCTGGGCGGGGTCGGTGCGCAGGAACTCCATCCCAAACCTGCCGAGCGCGTACCAGCCCGCGTACGCGGCAAAGACCCGCCCGTGGCCCAGCCGGAAGCGGCGATCTGCCCAGATCAGCACGCAGAATACGGCCACGTTCCACATCGACTCGTACAGAAAAGTGGGGTGCACCGAGGCGATGACCTCCCCGGTCGAGCGCCCAGTGAGCGGCGCGTACTGGCCCGCCTCGTTGACGCGATAGTAGATATCGAGCGCCCAGGGCACGTCGGTGGGACGCCCGTATAGCTCCTGGTTGAACCAGTTTCCAAAGCGGCCGATGGCCTGGGCGAGGATGACCCCGGGAGCCAACGCATCAGCGAATGGCGCCAGCGGGACCTTGCGGTATCGCAACAGGCCCCAGACGGCAAACGCCCCGAAGGTGACCGCGCCGATGATCGCCAGACCACCCTCGTAGATCTTCGCCCACGCCCACGGGTCGACCCCGGAACCGAAATAGTCAGGCCAGTGGGTGATCACGTGGTAGATTCGCCCGCCGACGATCCCGGCCGGAATCGCGACGATCGCCGCATCCCACACCACATCCGGGTTGCCGCCGCGAGCCCGGTAGCGCCGCAGCGTCAGCCACATCGCGACCACGATGCCAGTGATGATGCATAAGGCGTAGGCCCGAATCGGGATGGGGCCTAAAAACCAGACCCCCTGCGCCGGCGAAGGGATGTTTGCCAAAATATCGGTGTGCACACCGTGCATTGTGCCTTATGGCGCCTCCTCCCCGCGCGTTACGGTGCGTCCGACGCACGCCGCGGGCAGGCTGGGTGCTGTCCGGCGGCAGAAAGCATCCGTAACACCGCGGCAGGGTCCTCGCCCATCATCACCGCCTCGCCGACAACCACCGCATCGGCACCAGCCGACGCATAGCGAATCACGTCGCGCACCGTGCGCACACCAGAAAGCGCCACCCGGACGATCCCCTCCGGAAGACCGGTCGTGATCTCTGCAAGAAGCTCTCGATCAACCGCTCCGGTCTCCGGGGCCCGGGCGTCGACGCCGATCACGCAGGCGCCCGCTGCGAGCGCCTTACTCAGGCCGGCGTACGAGCGAGCCTCGACGATCGCGGACATGCCGAGGTTTTCCGTGCGATCGATCAGCGCGGCCAAGCGGTCCTCCTCGAGGAGCTCGGCATGAAACGGAACCATGTCGGCGCCGTTGACGCGCGCCTCGTGCACTTGGTAGGGGTCGAAAAACATATCCCGGGCGATGATCGGGCAGCTACAAAAATCGGCCACCGCGTGTAAGTCCTGGATACTGCCCGCAAAGCGCTCGTTCTCGGTCTGCACGGCGATGATCTGGGCCCCAGCCGCCTCCAGGTCGGCGGCAAACGCGCCGACGTTGCGGCGCTCTAATAGGCGCAGCCGCCCGCGACTTGGGCTCGAGCGCTTGATCTCCGGGATCACAGAACAACCAGACCCTAAGAGCACGGCCTTGGCGTCCCGCGCCGGCGGGCAGTCACGGCTCAGCGCCTTAATTTCTGCAAACGGCACGAGGGCCTCTCGGCGAGCAAGCTCCCGTTGGGCGGCGGCAAAAGGGCTCGTACCACTGACTATGGGCATCGCCGCCTCCTTCGCATTTTTCCGCTAACCCCTCGTAGGTGACGACCCGAGGGCCTCCGCCCTAAGGTGACTCATCACACTTTTACTGCGCGCAATTATCGTATATCCCACGTCAGGCTCGGCCAAAAGGGCCCCCGGTCGCCGAAAGGGCAGCTAGCTGCGATCAGTAGGGGCTGTCGGGTCGATATCCGCATCGAGCGCGTCCCACATGACTCTCCCGCTTTCAGGGTGCTCCTGCAAGCTGCGGTCGATCCGGGCCCTACGCTGGCTCCCCTTGGCAAAGCGGGTGGCTCGATCCGGGTCGCTTCCCGGGCGCACGGCGGCGACCACGGCCGCTACCAGGGCTACCGCCGCCGCCACGATGGCCACGGCCGGGCCGGCGACGTGCACATCAACGGCAGCCAGCTCGGCCCACCCGGCCAAGGCCTTTTCGCTCGCCGCCGGCAGCTCCCCGGCGGTGTTGGTGAGCAGCGAGCGCACCCGCTCCGGATCGGCGCCGGCCGTGAGCACGTTCAGCGGCACCAGCGCGACGGCGCCCGCCAAGACGGCGCAGACGACGGCGACCACCCTGCGCCCGCCGCGGCGCAGCGCCAGGATCCCGACGGCTCCGGCCAGCAACGCCAACGCCACCGCGGTCAGTTCCGCCGCCCACGTACCACCGGCGATGGAAAAATCCGACGCGCCAGACTTGTCGTCCACCCCCAGGGCGGTGACCCACGTCATCCGGCTGGACACCCAGAGCGCCACGGCCGCTGCGGCAACCACCAGAGCGGAAAGGCGGGCGCGCCGGCGCCCGGTCGCCGAAGATCTGGATTTAACGCCTGCACTCATGCCGCCTAATCTCCTTCGTCCACACGATTCGCGCCCCGCGCCGCAGGCGCCAGAAGTTGGTCCGCGTCGAAGCAGGTGCGATCTCCCGTATGGCAGGCCCCACCTTGCTGCATCACCTCGAGGAGCACCGTATCGCCGTTGCAGTCCAGCCGGACTTCCCAGACCTGCTGGGTGTGCCCGGACGTAAGCCCCTTGATCCAGTATTCCTGCCGCGAGCGCGACCAGTAGGTACCCCTGCGGGTGGCTAGCGTGTAGGCCAGCGCGTGGGAGTCCATCCAGGCGAGCATGAGCACCTCCTTGGTGCCCGCCGCCTGGACCACCGCCGGCACGAGCCCGGCGGGATTAAATTTCACCCGGGCGGCGATCTCCGGGTCCAACTGGCAATCGGCAGGGCTTCGAACGCCACCCTTCCCTTCTGAGCCCCGAGTCATCGCCGCACCTGCCTGCCCGCAGCGGCTAGGGCCTCCTTGGCCTCGGCGATGGTCACCTCGCCAAAGTGGAAAATAGAGGCCGCGAGGCACGCGTCGGCGCCGGCGTCGATCGCCGGCGGAAAGTGCGCGGCCTGCCCGGCGCCGCCGGAGGCGATGATGGGCACGTTGACCGCCGCGCGCACCGCGGCGATCAGCTCCGTATCGAAGCCCGCCTTCGTCCCGTCCGCGTCCATGGAGTTGAGCAGGATCTCTCCCGCGCCGAGCATAACCCCCGTCCGGGCCCACTCCATGGCGTCGAGACCCGCCGAACGCGTGCCCCCGTGCGTGGTCACCTCAAAGCCGCTGGGCTGCGGTTGGCTGCCCTCCGCCACCCGGCGCGCGTCCACGGATAACACGACGCACTGCGAGCCGAAGGTCTGGGCGATCTCTTGGATCAACTCTTTGCGCGCGATGGCAGACGTATTGATAGAGACCTTGTCGGCCCCGGCGCGCAGCAGCTCGCGGACGTCGTCCACGCTGCGCACTCCGCCGCCTACCGTCAGCGGGATGAACACCTCGGCCGCGGTACGGCGCACGACGTCCAGCATGGTGCCGCGGCCGGCCCGGGACGCGGAGACGTCCAAAAAGGTCAGCTCGTCGGCGCCGGCGGCGCTATACCGGCTAGCCAACTCCACCGGGTCGCCGGCGTCCTTGAGGTTCTCAAAATTCACGCCCTTGACCACCCGGCCGTCGTCGACGTCCAGGCACGGGATCACGCGAACTGCAAGCGACATTGCTGTT
Protein-coding sequences here:
- a CDS encoding 3'-5' exonuclease, which encodes MGKFHRLLRALADAGDADVARTTRRSNGSRLVPTPQRLQSKAFVAVDFETANRVSRASACQIALVKVNRGRVVDRFDSLIKPPAGVNKFEFTYLHGIGPGHVARAPQWPQLVDTVAKFVAGLPVYAHNASFDAGVWRALDEYFDTSSLPEEFYCSYRTAKRIVPGLENYKLPTVARECAPGFKLDHHRAGSDAEACALIVAELQRRSR
- the pyk gene encoding pyruvate kinase is translated as MDRRTKIVCTLGPAVASKEGILGLVEAGMNVARMNFSHGDPEDHEQNYAWVREATDETGHAVGILADLQGPKIRLGRFKEGKTEWKTGEVVRITVDDAEGTHDRVSTTYKGLAQDAQAGDRLLVDDGKVGLVCLEVDGNDVVCKVTEGGPVSNNKGVSLPGMNISVPALSEKDKKDLRFALELGVDIVALSFVRSPADVELVHEVMDEVGRRVPVIAKLEKPEAVDALESIVLAFDGIMIARGDLGVEVPLEAVPLFQKRAIQIARENAKPVIVATQMLDSMISSSRPTRAEASDVANAVLDGADAVMLSGETSVGINPRNVVETMGRIIRESEHGGSVPPLAHIPRTKRGVISFSARDIAERLNAKALVAFTSSGDTARRLARLHSYLPLLVFTPDPSVRSQLALSWGTETFLTREVDSTDEMMAEVNRNLLAMKDYDRDDMMVVVAGTPPGVKGNTNMIHVHMLGEDFSKGAAVDEANRS
- the lgt gene encoding prolipoprotein diacylglyceryl transferase — encoded protein: MHGVHTDILANIPSPAQGVWFLGPIPIRAYALCIITGIVVAMWLTLRRYRARGGNPDVVWDAAIVAIPAGIVGGRIYHVITHWPDYFGSGVDPWAWAKIYEGGLAIIGAVTFGAFAVWGLLRYRKVPLAPFADALAPGVILAQAIGRFGNWFNQELYGRPTDVPWALDIYYRVNEAGQYAPLTGRSTGEVIASVHPTFLYESMWNVAVFCVLIWADRRFRLGHGRVFAAYAGWYALGRFGMEFLRTDPAQVILGLRVNALAAVIIAVSAAVVFFALPKGRESASEVAGGAGTDPGESDRSNTIGHQRD
- a CDS encoding indole-3-glycerol phosphate synthase TrpC, giving the protein MPIVSGTSPFAAAQRELARREALVPFAEIKALSRDCPPARDAKAVLLGSGCSVIPEIKRSSPSRGRLRLLERRNVGAFAADLEAAGAQIIAVQTENERFAGSIQDLHAVADFCSCPIIARDMFFDPYQVHEARVNGADMVPFHAELLEEDRLAALIDRTENLGMSAIVEARSYAGLSKALAAGACVIGVDARAPETGAVDRELLAEITTGLPEGIVRVALSGVRTVRDVIRYASAGADAVVVGEAVMMGEDPAAVLRMLSAAGQHPACPRRASDAP
- a CDS encoding TIGR02234 family membrane protein, yielding MSAGVKSRSSATGRRRARLSALVVAAAAVALWVSSRMTWVTALGVDDKSGASDFSIAGGTWAAELTAVALALLAGAVGILALRRGGRRVVAVVCAVLAGAVALVPLNVLTAGADPERVRSLLTNTAGELPAASEKALAGWAELAAVDVHVAGPAVAIVAAAVALVAAVVAAVRPGSDPDRATRFAKGSQRRARIDRSLQEHPESGRVMWDALDADIDPTAPTDRS
- the hisI gene encoding phosphoribosyl-AMP cyclohydrolase; translation: MTRGSEGKGGVRSPADCQLDPEIAARVKFNPAGLVPAVVQAAGTKEVLMLAWMDSHALAYTLATRRGTYWSRSRQEYWIKGLTSGHTQQVWEVRLDCNGDTVLLEVMQQGGACHTGDRTCFDADQLLAPAARGANRVDEGD
- the hisF gene encoding imidazole glycerol phosphate synthase subunit HisF, with translation MSLAVRVIPCLDVDDGRVVKGVNFENLKDAGDPVELASRYSAAGADELTFLDVSASRAGRGTMLDVVRRTAAEVFIPLTVGGGVRSVDDVRELLRAGADKVSINTSAIARKELIQEIAQTFGSQCVVLSVDARRVAEGSQPQPSGFEVTTHGGTRSAGLDAMEWARTGVMLGAGEILLNSMDADGTKAGFDTELIAAVRAAVNVPIIASGGAGQAAHFPPAIDAGADACLAASIFHFGEVTIAEAKEALAAAGRQVRR